The Xiphophorus couchianus chromosome 18, X_couchianus-1.0, whole genome shotgun sequence DNA window aatatgctAATAATTCTGCGTATTAAAGCATTCTAAACCTCttagttcttgtttttttcaagtGTATTTCAGGTTTCATTGATAGTCATGAGATCATTatgcaaaaacaggaagttattgatttgataaattatgaaaatgtaaagcGACCGGAAGGTATTATTCCAGTTTCAGTCACATAACTGGTTTCACTTCTCACAAAGCTAAAGTATCATCTAACCCGTATTGTTGATTGTAGTTTCCAGACCCAGCTTCATATGAAAATCCCTACAGAGTTGAGTGTAATTGAGTGAATTTGTGTGCAGATGGTGGATCCGGAGAGACGGAGGCAGGAGTTCTCCCGCAGAGCGCAGCTGGTGAGTTTCTCCTCGGTTTCAGTCTGTTGCTGTGATTCAggacagaataaataaatgaacaactGCAGCCGTTTCTCCGTCAGTTCGCCAGGTGTCAGATCGCTCTGGCCGCCATGGCCTGTGTGCTTCTGGCTGCCATGGCGCTCTACAACATCCTGAGCCTGAGGTCGGCGGGGTCAGTGAAGTCGGCAGGTTCAACGTTCCACCATCCTGCCTCCATCAGCAGCCGCCTTCAGGAGACGGTGGAGTCCTGCTCGGACCCCTGCAAGTAAGCAAAGACCCTAACATTAGCGGTAATGTGCTAATAGCGCAGCTAATTTTGCACTTAGCGGTGAAAAATTAACTCAAAATTTTCCAATATTGAGTTATTGAAAAAtaactcaataaaaaaatatatatgtttgcatatatatgtatatctatTGATATAAATCTCAATAGATAAtgcatctgatagaatatttcATATTCAATATATAGGATATTTAacgaactctgatccagaaccgggTAAAAGTATGAAGTGGCGTGTAAATTGGACCAACGCACCGACCACTGTGGCGGGTTGACCATTtgaacagaagagaaaaaaaagctccattCAGTTTGAGCTTCTGTCCAGGGGGGGACTGACCGTATGGGAGACATTACAGACTAATGCACATACTCTATATGGGGCGGCCCTAGgctgtcataatttaacaaaaaaagtacTTGAAATATAATCTTTATCGACGGCGacagcccattggttgattttattgaaggACATTGGGCTTATCCAATGAAATCCCTCAGTCCCTCTCCCTTCTAAGTTTATAAATAGCGTTATTTCAGTTAGCCGGAGTCCAAGCAAAGTGAGCGGATACGAGACCGGGCGGGTCAGAAAAACTACAataacaaaagctaaaaagcgCATAAACCCATTCAGAAAAACTTGTCAAACTAACCGATAAGTTTATCACACAATTTTTGACCACTGGAGCAGATTGAGGAGCAGAGAAGGAGGGAGAATTAGTGATTCAGGGGATTTATTGTccttggaggaggaggaggatgggaGAGACGTGACGAGGGACAGattgaggaagagttcagattagctgctgctgcccggTAAGGAGTGAACATGTTCACGAAGAGGCAGGAGGGCAGCTGTGAGTGAGTGAGAAAAGCTAACGCTAAGCTAGCAGGCAGACTGAAAAACACTGGGATAACAGGAATAATGACGGCCGTGGAATTAATAATGAACACGTTCTGAgatgtttttagtaaaaataagaaTTGTGAATTTCAATAGAAAACGTAATAAGTAAGGGAAAACAAATAGAACAGTTAGAAAACAgctattaatataatttaaaaaatgttaaaaaattactaCACACAACTTAATACTATCTGGGGGAGTTGTAGCCTAAATGTGGAAACGTTCAACATTGGAAATGATTGCAGAAATTTTAAGTTTGTGAAGTTAAAGTTTGCTGTTAGTAATTACTTCAAGTGAACTTTTTGCTTTACACCTCTGTTAAGGTGTCCATGCTTTATGTTAAATTAGTCTGTATTTGTACATATGTATGGTAAACCTATTATCAGTAAATCGGTTTTCatagagttaagaataaattgcatattttatataatttgcttGTACAGGTGGGGTTtgtaatcaaaagaaaaaatcaggCTGGTggagaaaaattttaatttccacCACTGactttagatatttaaaacaaaaaactaatcaatgaTTATCAATAACGATATAAAAAGCTTACGCCATGATATGTTTTTTAGCCATCTTGTCCAGCCCTGTGTTTTAGCACTTTTGCTACCTTTGAAAACGTTTAGCCCACTCAGCTTCTGCTAAAGGAATTTAATTGGCTGCTTTGTGAATGAAGTTTAACATCTTTGACGTGTGGTGGGAGTCGACCTGTCTGACATTAGCACGTTAGCATTAGCCTCCTCCTGCTACTATTTTGTTGTAGCGCTTTAGTGTTAGCGGAGCTAAGATTTTAAGTAGAATATCAAATCAGGCCGACATTTACattgtctgtattttaaaatacaaataaaaaacattgaagtttcaggttttaacttgacaaaaatggaaaacgtTAGTAAGTatgaacacttaaaaaaaagcttctggTTTTCTacataatattagaaataaaagggaagaaaaatgagtaaatttccaccaaataaaatcaaacattttgagattaattttacatatttccaatacaaaaaaatgtaaatattctcTGAttaaatttgctagaaaaaatgtaaagtttccCATGTTGAAGGTACTTTACTTGGAGTTTCTATGGAACCCGACTGTGACGGTTTGTAATTTCTGGGATGTCTcctgacacttcctgttcttctCCCCGGTCAGGATCGTTCTGGTGGAGAGCATCCCTGAAGGGATGGAGTTCAACTCCAGCACCAGCAACCCCTCCATCTTCCAGGCGTGGGTCCGCCTGATGAGCGAGGCGCGCAGCAGCGTCGACATCGCCTCCTTCTATTGGACACTCACTAACGAGGACACCAGCACTCACGAACCGTCAGCCTCTCAGGTCAGAGCCAACCCAAGGtcctttacactgcaaaaacacaaaatattacacagTATTTTATAGTTCCTAGTATAAATAGtacagtgtttttcaaagtggaggccgccagggggcgctgtggcCCCTCAGAAAGTTGGATGGAAAAGTAAAGAGAATTAAAtctgatacattttttaatctttaaattttcctcataattttttgtttgctatTACGTAttttttaatagtaaaatacaagttaaaataatttatttaaatcttatttttgatGCTCATTCTCTGATTGGCTACCAGACAAATTCATCACTCTGCTAAGCTAGCATAGCaagaaaaagaccaaaacaaaaaaaaacgttcagCTGCAAAAAACCATAAGAACGGtggggaaaaaattacatttaatgtaaaaatattaaatattttcctataattaaaagagaaaattgtGGTGAAAAAAGATATTATCTGATAACGAAATGTTCTCCCACAGAACTTATGACCGTCTAAAATGAGTCGGTATGAGGTCAGCACTTATGTTAAttgatgtaatatttattgaatagtgaataaaaaacattcaaaatgtttctttccatgatatcggagtttgttttaaattaataattccttaatggaatataacaaaacatttttcccatattataagtgaaataatctgccagtggagctagaactgggttgctaagtaacgggttgggcttggctggggttgctaggtaacggcacagtggATCATTCTACAGATGGAACTAGAACcgtttcatcaatattaaggaaatattaacttaaaataagccCCTGTTTCTCGctgaagttattttaaagttggttttgtcAAGTGAACTAGGACACACTAGAAATTAAACCagaagtacttggtaagattttatggtttttgcagtgtagtgtGTAATGGCGGTTTCTGTTTGCGCAGGGGGAGGAAGTTTTGAAGAGGCTGGCTGAACTCTCCGGGAAGCTTCAAGTTCGGATTGCGGTCGATTCGCAGGAGGGAAAACCACAAGCTGACCTCAAACTGCTCAACGATTCAGGTGATTCGTTTACCTTCACATCAGCAACTGCAAAACCCTCATagttaatgtttggtttttaattgAAGTGCAATGTTTTTGCCTCTTTCCCTTTGAGAAAGTtgaattctagaaaaaaaagagcacaagCTAATTATACTGTCACTTTGTTATACAGAAAACAATATCAAAATCAAAGCAGCAAAAtcttttctgaatatttttctaaaaaccaTCTCAGAGGAATTCCAGATAAGTCTGTAGAAAAGCTCATAAAGATGCTAGAATAACCTAAATTTGGTTGGTATATAGCTTTATTAAGTCAGGATTAATTCATTATAAATCTTGCAGTTAActtcattaaaatttttatcaagtccaaccactaattaaacaattaagccctttttgtgatttataaaaGTATGCCTTTATacgtttttacatttataaatcatATATTCATTCAGAAGTGATCTCTCAGTATACAGAAATACCTAAAActtgtgaatatttaaaattttctctgaaaattatTAAagctgcctattttaatagttaaaacacCTAATATACCTTGATACGCATTAATACACTCAGTGGAAACCGTCTTAGCGCTACCGCTAAGCGCCACGTTTTCCCTCATTTCCTCTCTCGTgcgttcagccaatcagcaccaagcgAAACAAATGGCGCTAGCATTTCTCCCATGTATTTCAGATTCTcatgctgcattttctttcgAATATTTCCAATTTTTCAACATCAAAGAAGCCACTAATAGGAAAACTTTTTTGCTATcactttgcagtttttcttcacaTAAAAATCAGTTCATAACTGATCATGTTCATAGGCTCCTCTGAACTTCACATCTATTTGTGCATCTTATGAATAATTGGCTATAATCTGATTATTAACAAAGAGCGCCTGCTAAAGCCCAGGTGTGTTTCAGGAGCCGACGTCAGGACGGTCAACATGAGGGCGCTCACCACCGGGGTTCTTCACACCAAGTTCTGGCTCGTAGACAGGAAGCACATTTACATCGGCAGCGCCAACATGGACTGGAGGTCCCTGACACAGGTACAGCTAAACTGCTTGAAATGCTCAGGGTAGGCctatggcctatacaaaacatgtttattacatttttccactaaatcattcttagataatgagatttcagtgtGCTCAGTTATAAAACTATCTTAAGCTGTTTTAgagtgaaaatggctgcaatctgatgtgcaattatacaactgtacatcttcgtaaaaagcattagtagagccttctgcacaaccaacaagaatgcagcaagtagtAGAGGTGGGTGGATCGAtacaaaatatcaataatattgaTACCAAGTCTGTATCAATATCAGATCAATGTTAGCGTGGTAAGACTTATACTTACGtttcttgaaattttattttattgttgtattgtAGTTTAAGTATCCtgtaaaaactattttgctttgatttgctcTCAGATGATAAAtagcttttatttagaaaataattcacataaatttgtttagtttttctaatatttctatttattatgCTGATACgttattaaagcattttatagACACCTATAAACTTTACTTAGATTCTGTCCTAGACTTtagcaaaataattcaaaggaaaaccCACAGAAATACGTAAAGGTCTAAAGTTTGATGATGTATCATACTTAAAAAGTAAGTATCGATATTGATATTGGCGATACTGGCCCTGTGTTTACTTGGTATTGGATTGATACTAAAATATGCAACATCTCACACCTCTAGTTTCTGGTTGGTAAGTCAGCAACCCTTGTGTAGCGTTCTGATCTATCAGAATCTCCTAAACTTTTTAAGCTCCACCAGCTGCTACACAACAATGTCCACTACTGTTATAAAACTCAaagaaattatataaatgtcatgttttgtgaTTGGAATACCCCTGAATCAAATCCATTTATGTCAAAAATGAAGGAAGGAGATACAGAACCGAGACTCCCACttgttttcccacctgatagtccagtagactcggcTCGATTGGGGTTTAAAGTAgaaacatttgtcacattttcagttgctgttgtgctctttcacactgcaccgagtcaaaccaaccaaaccagctgaaaaacctgttccctcCTCGCCTAgggggggcgctgcaccaagaatcactgaaggaTAAGACacagaaaacctctgaagacgccGAGCCCATCTGCCTTCTtcttgaaatgtaaacaaaaatggtatTCAAGTCATCAAGTCATTTCTAACGCTAGCGCTAgcctagcatgtttgttttggttgtatttacccagaatgccctaaGCCAAAGCctactttctgcttttggagtggtctatggtccgcttggcgttcacacaTGCATTtgaaccgaaccagagttcacttcaaccgaaccaagACCGGGGTTTGTAggtgaaccagagttcactctTTGGTTCGATTCAGACCTCCACaaccgaaccggactttctagacaaacggactggagttggattaaagtggattaaacagggctggtgtgaacgcagcctcAGATTCTCCTGTGAAACATTTTGGCTCCACGGTTGTCCAGGTGAAGGAGCTGGGGGCCGTCGTCTACAACTGCAGCTGCCTGGCCTCAGACCTGGAGAAGATCTTTGAAGCTTATTGGTTGGTTGGAGGGAGCGAGTCCATCCCGTCGCCGTGGCCATCCACCTTTTCCACGCTGTACAACAAGGACACGCCGCTCCAGCTGCCGCTGAACAGCACGCCGTCCAGCGTTTACCTCTCTGTGAGGATCAGCTTTTATTCCAGTAACACCAGactcctgcttcctgtttcctgttttgctaAGTCTCCTCTCCCGTTCAGAGCTCTCCTCCGTCCTTCTGCGCCGCCGGCAGGACTCCGGATCTTCAGTCACTTCTCAGCGTGATTGATGACGCAGAGGAGTTCATCTACATCGCTGTCATGAACTACCTGCCCACTACGGAGTATACGCACCCGAAAAGGTAAAGCTGAGTGGATTTTAGCAATGCCAGCGGTAGCATCATGGTAGCCAAGCGGTAGccaagaagaaatgaaaaagatgaaaatactgaaaaaaataagaaataaaataaatttaattttgataacTTTGGATCCACCATGTCTTCAGTTTTCAAGTCAATCGATCAAATTCAAAGGCTAAAATTAGCCATAATTTAGTCAGATTATCAGCAGAAAACAGAGACTGATGCTGATAATAATCTAATGATATGTGAACAGatttagtatttaattatttatgaaacTGATACTAAAGTATAACTAAATAAGAGGCTCAATTTCCCTCATT harbors:
- the pld3 gene encoding phospholipase D3 isoform X2 is translated as MKSDITYNPMVDPERRRQEFSRRAQLFARCQIALAAMACVLLAAMALYNILSLRSAGSVKSAGSTFHHPASISSRLQETVESCSDPCKIVLVESIPEGMEFNSSTSNPSIFQAWVRLMSEARSSVDIASFYWTLTNEDTSTHEPSASQGEEVLKRLAELSGKLQVRIAVDSQEGKPQADLKLLNDSGADVRTVNMRALTTGVLHTKFWLVDRKHIYIGSANMDWRSLTQVKELGAVVYNCSCLASDLEKIFEAYWLVGGSESIPSPWPSTFSTLYNKDTPLQLPLNSTPSSVYLSSSPPSFCAAGRTPDLQSLLSVIDDAEEFIYIAVMNYLPTTEYTHPKRYWADIDTQLRRSAYERKVKVRLLISCWPHSPPVMLPFLKSLASVHDYRNKLDVQVRLFTVPADPRHKAIPYARVNHNKYMVTDKVAYIGTSNWSGDYFLNTAGSALVVNQTDSPDPTVQSQLKTVFERDWNSAYSAPIRHVANLKHVC
- the pld3 gene encoding phospholipase D3 isoform X1, with product MKSDITYNPMVDPERRRQEFSRRAQLPFLRQFARCQIALAAMACVLLAAMALYNILSLRSAGSVKSAGSTFHHPASISSRLQETVESCSDPCKIVLVESIPEGMEFNSSTSNPSIFQAWVRLMSEARSSVDIASFYWTLTNEDTSTHEPSASQGEEVLKRLAELSGKLQVRIAVDSQEGKPQADLKLLNDSGADVRTVNMRALTTGVLHTKFWLVDRKHIYIGSANMDWRSLTQVKELGAVVYNCSCLASDLEKIFEAYWLVGGSESIPSPWPSTFSTLYNKDTPLQLPLNSTPSSVYLSSSPPSFCAAGRTPDLQSLLSVIDDAEEFIYIAVMNYLPTTEYTHPKRYWADIDTQLRRSAYERKVKVRLLISCWPHSPPVMLPFLKSLASVHDYRNKLDVQVRLFTVPADPRHKAIPYARVNHNKYMVTDKVAYIGTSNWSGDYFLNTAGSALVVNQTDSPDPTVQSQLKTVFERDWNSAYSAPIRHVANLKHVC